In the Geobacter sp. FeAm09 genome, one interval contains:
- a CDS encoding WbuC family cupin fold metalloprotein — MKIVTTDLLRQLSEQARTSPRLRKNHNIHRRDESRCHRLLNAVEPATYIRPHRHLDPEKDEAFILMSGTLGIVTFADDGAVAETVLLSREQGTLAADIPSGTYHTAVSLEPGTVFYEAKAGPYLPLGDAEKAAWAPGDDEPGAPAYLERLRELFTR; from the coding sequence ATGAAGATAGTCACCACCGACCTGCTGCGCCAACTTTCCGAACAAGCCCGCACCTCCCCGCGCCTGCGCAAGAATCACAACATCCATCGCCGTGACGAGTCCCGATGCCATCGCCTCCTGAATGCCGTCGAACCGGCCACGTACATCCGCCCCCACCGCCACCTGGACCCGGAGAAAGACGAGGCCTTCATCCTGATGAGCGGCACGCTGGGCATCGTCACCTTTGCCGACGACGGGGCCGTTGCGGAAACGGTCCTGCTCTCGCGGGAACAGGGCACCCTTGCCGCCGACATCCCCTCCGGCACCTATCATACGGCGGTGAGCCTCGAGCCGGGAACGGTCTTCTACGAGGCCAAGGCCGGACCCTACCTGCCGCTCGGCGACGCCGAGAAGGCGGCGTGGGCGCCCGGCGATGATGAGCCCGGAGCGCCTGCGTATCTGGAACGGCTGAGAGAACTCTTCACAAGGTGA
- a CDS encoding VOC family protein, with the protein MAVTMKNVVVFVTDLAKAKRFYAELLGLPVAGQSEMMMEFFPGAPATLGVSLALHEDARRLVGRHTGITLRVEGIEALCESLRVGGVTFVEPLESSPWGKMAVVADFDGNQLALVDR; encoded by the coding sequence ATGGCCGTAACGATGAAAAATGTCGTGGTCTTCGTCACCGATCTGGCCAAGGCCAAACGGTTCTACGCCGAGCTGCTCGGCCTGCCGGTTGCCGGGCAGAGCGAGATGATGATGGAGTTCTTTCCCGGGGCGCCCGCCACCTTGGGCGTGTCCCTGGCGCTGCACGAAGATGCCCGCCGGCTGGTGGGACGCCATACCGGCATCACCCTGCGGGTTGAAGGGATCGAGGCGCTGTGCGAATCCTTGCGGGTCGGCGGCGTGACCTTCGTGGAGCCGCTGGAGTCGAGCCCCTGGGGCAAGATGGCGGTGGTCGCCGATTTTGACGGAAACCAGCTCGCCCTGGTGGATCGCTGA
- the hemE gene encoding uroporphyrinogen decarboxylase encodes MNTRFLDACWGKPVDRTPVWLMRQAGRYLPEYMAVRSKCTFLELCKTPELAAEVSIQPVDILGVDAAILFSDILTPVEPMGMKLDFVPGPVFEHPVRSMADVEQLRIPQMEQDVPYVLETIRILRRELANKVPLIGFGGAPFTLACYMVEGKGSKDFAQIKRMMYAAPDVYAALMEKITMMDMEYLNAQIKAGAQAIQIFDTWGGILSPSDYETYVLPYTTKLINGLNRLETPVIHFVKGSGAMLESVKKAGGDVMGLDWHVNLGTARDVLGQGMAVQGNLDPTVLYAPKEVIEAEVKRVLDENAGRPGHIFNLGHGILPTVPPENAIHMVECVHRLSQKA; translated from the coding sequence ATGAATACACGTTTTCTCGATGCTTGTTGGGGTAAGCCGGTGGACCGTACGCCGGTCTGGCTGATGCGCCAAGCGGGCCGCTACCTGCCGGAATACATGGCGGTGCGCTCGAAATGCACCTTCCTTGAATTGTGCAAAACGCCGGAACTGGCGGCCGAGGTGTCCATCCAACCGGTGGACATCCTGGGGGTTGACGCCGCCATCCTGTTCTCCGACATCCTCACGCCGGTGGAACCGATGGGGATGAAGCTGGACTTCGTGCCGGGGCCGGTGTTCGAACACCCGGTCAGAAGCATGGCCGACGTGGAGCAGCTCCGCATCCCGCAGATGGAGCAGGACGTGCCCTACGTCCTGGAGACCATCAGGATCCTCCGCCGTGAGCTGGCCAACAAGGTGCCGTTGATCGGCTTCGGCGGTGCTCCCTTTACCCTGGCCTGCTACATGGTGGAAGGCAAGGGGTCCAAGGATTTCGCCCAGATCAAGCGTATGATGTACGCCGCGCCCGATGTCTATGCGGCCCTCATGGAAAAAATCACCATGATGGATATGGAATATCTCAACGCCCAGATCAAGGCCGGGGCCCAGGCCATCCAGATATTCGATACCTGGGGGGGCATCCTGTCGCCGTCGGATTACGAAACCTATGTCCTTCCCTATACCACCAAGCTGATTAACGGCCTCAACCGGCTGGAAACGCCGGTGATCCACTTCGTCAAAGGCTCCGGCGCCATGCTGGAATCGGTCAAAAAGGCCGGCGGCGACGTCATGGGGCTGGATTGGCACGTGAACCTGGGCACGGCGCGTGACGTGCTCGGCCAGGGGATGGCGGTGCAGGGGAACCTGGACCCGACCGTGCTCTACGCGCCGAAGGAGGTCATCGAGGCGGAGGTCAAGCGGGTCCTGGACGAAAACGCCGGCCGGCCGGGGCACATCTTCAACCTGGGGCACGGTATCCTGCCGACGGTCCCCCCGGAGAACGCCATCCACATGGTGGAGTGCGTGCACCGGCTGTCGCAGAAGGCCTGA
- a CDS encoding RNA-binding S4 domain-containing protein encodes MSFQITGEHIKLDSFLKAVNAVGSGGEAKLIIGEGLVRVNGAVEVRRGRKLRPGDRVELNGHFFLVEGER; translated from the coding sequence ATGTCTTTTCAGATTACGGGCGAGCACATCAAGCTGGACAGCTTTCTCAAGGCGGTCAACGCCGTGGGGTCGGGCGGAGAGGCGAAGCTGATCATCGGGGAGGGACTGGTGCGGGTGAACGGCGCCGTCGAAGTGCGCCGGGGGCGCAAGCTCCGCCCCGGCGACCGGGTGGAGCTGAATGGCCATTTCTTTCTGGTGGAGGGAGAGCGGTGA
- a CDS encoding DUF3373 domain-containing protein → MLSMLLAGLVAGMSLPLPAQAADEELLQKVDKLYKEIETLKGSVKKVEDKSIGRWLTIGGDYRFRYDYLSGRTKPFTDVTATFSNAQSQMQQGYFNAVAAGDAAATQQWAGAIAGMTSFSQAMANVKTYNQALAFLGANQAMLQGLGNYAVTVPSYKPENATLYTNRLGLDLHVKATKDVTVTTRLVMYKVFGSQDDQAVTNGNSAPYFADRVGVFDGTLGHVPSSSYLDVDRAYATWSNIADQPLWFSVGRRPSTNGAPSNLRLNNERPGNGGTPSLLVDYAFDGMTIGYAPDIEMLPGAYAKVCYGRGFESGFRSTPSNSIADTDMLGIAVIPVDTDPLRVWLQWNRGFNIFDAPTMSNTYFGSTAPKTNLGDIDWWGAGAMSTLKKVGPGDLNFFTDAALSVTHPNSNVSAQFGFQGLMSGGFFNPEAPTSKTGWAVSAGVRYDLPSKTKLGFEYNHGSKDWITFAPAADDMWTSKVGTRGNVYEGYVIQELNLKPVSSYFSKTFFRVGYQYYDFEYTGSNNWVGAPVKISEVKGQMMTTTPLEYAHNVYATFEVHF, encoded by the coding sequence ATGAGCCTGCCTCTCCCGGCGCAGGCCGCCGATGAGGAGCTGCTGCAAAAGGTCGACAAACTGTACAAGGAGATCGAAACCCTGAAGGGTTCGGTCAAGAAGGTGGAGGACAAATCCATCGGCAGATGGCTGACCATCGGCGGGGATTACCGCTTCCGCTACGACTACCTGAGTGGCCGCACCAAACCGTTTACCGACGTGACTGCCACGTTCAGCAACGCCCAAAGCCAGATGCAGCAGGGGTATTTCAATGCCGTGGCGGCGGGCGATGCTGCCGCCACCCAGCAGTGGGCCGGTGCCATTGCCGGGATGACGTCGTTTTCCCAGGCTATGGCAAACGTCAAGACCTACAATCAGGCCCTTGCCTTTCTGGGAGCAAACCAGGCCATGCTGCAAGGATTGGGCAATTACGCGGTAACGGTTCCTTCCTACAAACCGGAGAACGCCACCCTCTACACCAACCGGCTCGGCCTGGACCTCCACGTCAAGGCCACCAAAGACGTGACGGTCACTACCCGCCTGGTCATGTACAAGGTCTTCGGCTCCCAGGACGACCAGGCCGTCACCAACGGCAACTCCGCCCCCTACTTTGCCGACCGCGTCGGCGTGTTCGACGGCACCCTCGGCCATGTCCCCTCCAGCAGCTACCTGGACGTGGACCGGGCCTACGCCACCTGGAGCAATATCGCCGACCAGCCGCTCTGGTTCTCGGTCGGGCGTCGCCCCTCCACCAACGGCGCCCCCAGCAACCTGCGTCTCAACAACGAACGCCCGGGCAATGGCGGCACCCCGTCGCTCCTGGTGGATTATGCCTTTGACGGTATGACCATCGGCTATGCCCCGGACATCGAAATGCTCCCCGGCGCCTACGCCAAGGTCTGCTACGGCCGCGGCTTCGAGAGCGGCTTCCGTTCGACCCCCAGCAACTCCATCGCCGATACCGACATGCTCGGCATCGCCGTGATCCCGGTCGATACCGACCCGCTGCGCGTCTGGCTGCAGTGGAACCGCGGCTTCAATATCTTCGATGCCCCGACCATGAGCAACACCTACTTCGGCAGCACCGCGCCGAAAACCAACCTGGGCGATATCGACTGGTGGGGCGCCGGTGCCATGAGCACGCTCAAGAAGGTCGGCCCGGGCGACCTGAACTTCTTCACCGACGCCGCCCTGAGCGTCACCCATCCCAACAGCAACGTTTCCGCGCAGTTCGGCTTCCAGGGGCTCATGAGCGGCGGCTTCTTCAATCCTGAGGCCCCGACCAGCAAAACCGGCTGGGCCGTATCCGCCGGCGTCCGCTACGACCTGCCGTCGAAGACCAAGCTGGGCTTCGAGTACAATCACGGCTCCAAGGACTGGATCACCTTTGCCCCTGCCGCCGACGACATGTGGACCTCGAAGGTCGGAACCCGCGGCAACGTGTATGAAGGGTACGTTATCCAGGAGTTGAACCTGAAACCGGTTTCCTCCTACTTCAGCAAGACCTTTTTCCGCGTAGGGTACCAGTACTACGACTTCGAATACACCGGCAGCAACAACTGGGTCGGCGCACCGGTCAAGATCTCCGAGGTGAAGGGCCAGATGATGACCACCACCCCGCTGGAATACGCCCATAACGTGTATGCGACCTTCGAGGTGCATTTCTGA